In one Microbacterium invictum genomic region, the following are encoded:
- a CDS encoding DUF5684 domain-containing protein, which yields MDPYGDNSGAVVGLLIAAFFFWLVIILAGYLITSFFTMKLFDKAGVQGKWRAWVPVYREMVFAKLGDLNPWGVLILIGAAIVLNLIPYVNFLLGWVPSVAAFVYIILAAWRVQTNLGKETPWIILAVFLYVVWLGIMAFDRSRWNPNIAPAPWANSFLKDTTVWSGIPQQPSAVAAPGDGYPPASPGAPAAPPAGYEPAPGYQAPPAPAAAPPATPPAVPPAPPSAPPAAPPSADPTPPPAAPPANEPPAGPDAPRP from the coding sequence ATGGATCCGTACGGTGACAACTCGGGAGCGGTCGTCGGACTGCTCATCGCTGCATTCTTCTTCTGGCTGGTGATCATCCTCGCCGGCTACCTCATCACGTCGTTCTTCACGATGAAGCTGTTCGACAAGGCCGGCGTCCAGGGCAAATGGCGGGCGTGGGTTCCCGTCTATCGCGAGATGGTGTTCGCCAAACTCGGAGACCTGAACCCGTGGGGTGTGCTGATCCTCATCGGCGCCGCCATCGTGCTGAATCTGATCCCGTACGTGAACTTCCTGCTCGGCTGGGTGCCGAGCGTGGCGGCCTTCGTCTACATCATCCTCGCCGCGTGGCGCGTGCAGACGAATCTCGGCAAGGAGACGCCGTGGATCATCCTCGCGGTGTTCCTCTACGTCGTGTGGTTGGGCATCATGGCGTTCGATCGCTCGCGCTGGAACCCGAACATCGCTCCCGCACCCTGGGCGAACTCGTTCCTCAAGGACACCACCGTCTGGTCGGGTATCCCGCAGCAGCCGAGCGCCGTCGCGGCGCCCGGTGACGGCTACCCGCCGGCCTCGCCCGGCGCCCCGGCCGCGCCGCCCGCAGGCTACGAACCCGCTCCGGGCTACCAGGCTCCGCCCGCGCCGGCTGCCGCGCCGCCGGCCACTCCGCCTGCGGTACCCCCGGCACCTCCTTCGGCGCCGCCCGCCGCACCGCCTTCGGCCGACCCCACCCCGCCGCCTGCGGCGCCGCCGGCGAACGAGCCGCCTGCGGGACCGGACGCTCCGCGTCCCTAG
- a CDS encoding DUF4282 domain-containing protein, with the protein MSTDTPPPLPRQPAAEAARATEPASPGIAGVDDTGVPAGGGDAAEVGRGFFRALFDLSFRTFITRRLAAVFYVVGLMAIGIAFVVYLVTGIVEGVGALWFNPGAGISLIVATVILVPLFAFLAVIALRFVIEAVVALIAIAENTERTAANTRR; encoded by the coding sequence ATGAGCACCGACACCCCTCCCCCGCTGCCCCGTCAGCCCGCCGCCGAGGCCGCCCGTGCCACCGAGCCCGCATCGCCCGGGATCGCCGGCGTCGACGACACCGGTGTCCCAGCCGGCGGTGGTGATGCCGCCGAGGTCGGCCGCGGCTTCTTCCGCGCGCTGTTCGACCTGTCCTTCCGCACATTCATCACCCGCCGGCTGGCCGCGGTGTTCTACGTCGTGGGTCTCATGGCGATCGGCATCGCGTTCGTGGTGTACCTCGTCACCGGGATCGTCGAGGGCGTCGGTGCGCTCTGGTTCAACCCCGGCGCCGGCATCTCCCTGATCGTGGCGACCGTCATCCTGGTGCCCCTGTTCGCGTTCCTCGCGGTGATCGCACTCCGCTTCGTCATCGAGGCCGTCGTCGCCCTCATCGCGATCGCCGAGAACACCGAGCGCACCGCCGCGAACACGCGCCGCTAG
- a CDS encoding YaaA family protein, with amino-acid sequence MLILLPPSETKQRGGHRRVLDLGSLALPSLRPQREEALRALIALSDDPGRAARVLKLGPRQRDEIAVNAALRTGPTLPAADRYTGVLFDALDAPSLDAAARRWLKAHVLIHSAPFGPVGALDLLPDYRLGAGVRLPGLATARRHWADAVTAALAEAAPPVILDLRSHAYVALGPVPASVPVVSLRVVTDAPGGAVRALNHFNKHAKGELVRRLATERPRIRSVAGFRQWADAAGVRLTGEVDAAELDLVV; translated from the coding sequence ATGCTGATCCTCCTCCCGCCGTCCGAGACGAAGCAGCGCGGCGGTCACCGCCGCGTGCTCGATCTCGGCAGCCTGGCGCTGCCCTCCCTGCGCCCGCAGCGCGAGGAGGCCCTGCGGGCGCTGATCGCACTGTCGGACGACCCCGGCCGCGCGGCGCGGGTGCTGAAGCTCGGACCGCGGCAGCGGGACGAGATCGCCGTGAACGCCGCGCTGCGCACCGGCCCGACGCTCCCCGCGGCCGATCGCTACACCGGTGTGCTCTTCGACGCGCTCGATGCGCCGAGTCTGGACGCTGCCGCCCGACGGTGGCTGAAGGCCCACGTGCTCATCCACTCCGCGCCCTTCGGTCCCGTGGGAGCGCTCGATCTTCTCCCGGACTACCGGCTGGGCGCCGGGGTACGCCTTCCCGGACTCGCGACGGCCCGGCGGCACTGGGCGGATGCGGTCACCGCGGCGCTCGCAGAGGCGGCGCCGCCGGTCATCCTCGATCTCCGCTCCCACGCCTACGTGGCGCTGGGGCCGGTTCCCGCCTCCGTCCCTGTGGTCTCTCTGCGTGTCGTCACCGACGCCCCGGGTGGGGCGGTCCGGGCGCTGAACCACTTCAACAAGCACGCCAAGGGCGAACTCGTTCGACGCCTCGCCACCGAGCGGCCGCGCATCCGCAGCGTCGCAGGATTCCGGCAGTGGGCGGATGCCGCGGGGGTGCGGCTCACCGGCGAGGTCGACGCCGCAGAGCTCGACCTGGTCGTCTGA
- a CDS encoding F0F1 ATP synthase subunit epsilon: MPLKVSLVSADAEVWSGEASLVVAKTVEGEIGFMAGHEPVLAILAEGQVRITRPDGSKIIANAQDGFLSMEQDEVTIVAGNAALIS; encoded by the coding sequence ATGCCCCTCAAAGTCAGCCTGGTCTCCGCCGACGCGGAGGTCTGGTCGGGTGAGGCCTCGCTCGTGGTCGCCAAGACCGTCGAGGGAGAGATCGGCTTCATGGCCGGCCACGAGCCGGTGCTGGCGATCCTCGCCGAAGGTCAGGTGCGCATCACGCGCCCTGACGGGTCGAAGATCATCGCCAACGCGCAGGACGGGTTCCTGTCGATGGAGCAGGACGAGGTCACGATCGTCGCCGGGAACGCCGCTCTGATCTCCTGA
- the atpD gene encoding F0F1 ATP synthase subunit beta: MSLTAEKTDATTAASPAVGRVARVTGPVVDIEFPHDSIPEIYNALKTTIVIGDSSNEITLEVAQHLGDDLVRAIALKPTDGIVRGQEVRDTGEQITVPVGDVTKGRVFNVTGEVLNGAPGETIEVTERWPIHRQAPNFDQLESKTQMFETGIKVIDLLTPYVLGGKIGLFGGAGVGKTVLIQEMIQRVAQDHGGVSVFAGVGERTREGNDLIGEMEEAGVFDKTALVFGQMDEPPGTRLRVALSALTMAEYFRDVQKQDVLLFIDNIFRFTQAGSEVSTLLGRMPSAVGYQPNLADEMGVLQERITSTRGHSITSLQAIYVPADDYTDPAPATTFAHLDATTELSREIASKGLYPAVDPLTSTSRILDPRYIGEDHYRVATAVKQILQKNKELQEIIAILGVDELSEEDKVVVARARRIQQFLSQNTYMAKKFTGVEGSTVPIKETIESFDAIVKGDFDHVAEQAFFNVGGISDVEEAWARIQKENG; the protein is encoded by the coding sequence ATGAGCCTCACCGCTGAGAAGACGGATGCCACGACGGCCGCATCGCCCGCCGTCGGCCGGGTCGCCCGCGTCACCGGCCCCGTCGTCGACATCGAGTTCCCGCACGACTCGATCCCCGAGATCTACAACGCGCTGAAGACGACGATCGTGATCGGCGACTCGTCGAACGAGATCACCCTCGAGGTCGCCCAGCACCTCGGCGACGACCTCGTCCGCGCCATCGCCCTCAAGCCCACCGACGGCATCGTCCGCGGTCAGGAGGTGCGCGACACCGGCGAGCAGATCACCGTTCCCGTCGGCGACGTCACCAAGGGCCGGGTGTTCAACGTCACCGGCGAGGTGCTCAACGGTGCCCCGGGCGAGACCATCGAGGTCACCGAGCGCTGGCCGATCCACCGCCAGGCGCCGAACTTCGACCAGCTGGAGTCCAAGACCCAGATGTTCGAGACCGGCATCAAGGTCATCGACCTGCTCACCCCGTACGTGCTGGGTGGGAAGATCGGCCTCTTCGGCGGCGCGGGCGTGGGCAAGACCGTCCTCATCCAGGAGATGATCCAGCGCGTCGCCCAGGACCACGGTGGTGTGTCGGTGTTCGCCGGTGTCGGCGAGCGCACTCGTGAGGGCAACGACCTCATCGGCGAGATGGAGGAGGCGGGTGTCTTCGACAAGACCGCCCTCGTCTTCGGCCAGATGGACGAGCCGCCGGGCACGCGTCTGCGCGTGGCCCTCTCCGCCCTGACCATGGCGGAGTACTTCCGCGATGTGCAGAAGCAGGACGTGCTGCTGTTCATCGACAACATCTTCCGCTTCACGCAGGCCGGCTCCGAGGTCTCGACGCTGCTCGGCCGCATGCCCTCGGCCGTGGGTTACCAGCCGAACCTCGCCGACGAGATGGGTGTGCTCCAGGAGCGCATCACCTCGACGCGCGGTCACTCGATCACCTCGCTCCAGGCGATCTACGTCCCCGCCGACGACTACACCGACCCGGCGCCGGCGACCACGTTCGCCCACCTGGATGCCACGACCGAGCTGTCGCGTGAGATCGCGTCGAAGGGTCTGTACCCCGCGGTCGACCCGCTGACCTCGACCAGCCGCATCCTTGATCCCCGCTACATCGGCGAGGACCACTACCGGGTGGCCACCGCCGTGAAGCAGATCCTGCAGAAGAACAAGGAACTGCAGGAGATCATCGCGATCCTCGGTGTCGACGAGCTCTCCGAAGAGGACAAGGTCGTCGTCGCCCGCGCGCGTCGCATCCAGCAGTTCCTCTCGCAGAACACCTACATGGCGAAGAAGTTCACCGGTGTCGAGGGCTCCACGGTTCCGATCAAGGAGACCATCGAGTCCTTCGACGCGATCGTCAAGGGCGACTTCGACCACGTCGCCGAGCAGGCGTTCTTCAACGTCGGCGGCATCTCCGACGTCGAAGAGGCGTGGGCCCGCATCCAGAAGGAGAACGGCTGA
- a CDS encoding F0F1 ATP synthase subunit gamma: MGAQLRVYKQKINSAQTTKKITKAMELIAASRIQKAMARVRASSPFARAVTRAVSAVATHSNVDHPLTQERPTIRRSAVVIFASDRGLAGAFNSQILREGMELAALLRSEGREPVFYLIGRKAVGYFQFRRIEAAAEWTGDTDTPQFYTAEEISATLLDAYNRGGEQGGVDEIHLVYNRFVSMMTQSPETVRLLPLEVVEAEEESSAQVYPLYEFEPDAETVLDALLPVYIQSRVFNALLQSSAAKHAATQKAMKSASDNADKLITDYTRLRNNARQAEITQQIAEIVGGADALASGK, translated from the coding sequence ATGGGCGCACAACTGAGGGTCTACAAGCAGAAGATCAATTCTGCGCAGACCACGAAGAAGATCACGAAGGCGATGGAGCTCATCGCTGCTTCGCGGATCCAGAAGGCGATGGCGCGCGTCCGCGCGTCTTCGCCCTTCGCCCGCGCGGTGACACGCGCGGTGTCCGCGGTGGCGACGCACTCCAACGTCGATCACCCCCTGACGCAGGAGCGGCCCACCATCCGCCGGTCGGCCGTCGTGATTTTCGCGTCGGACCGGGGCCTGGCGGGCGCGTTCAACTCGCAGATCCTCCGCGAGGGCATGGAACTGGCGGCGCTGCTGCGGTCCGAGGGCCGCGAGCCGGTGTTCTACCTGATCGGACGCAAGGCCGTCGGGTACTTCCAGTTCCGCCGCATCGAGGCCGCTGCCGAGTGGACGGGCGACACCGACACCCCGCAGTTCTACACCGCCGAGGAGATCTCGGCCACCCTCCTCGACGCGTACAACCGCGGCGGCGAGCAGGGCGGGGTGGATGAGATCCACCTGGTGTACAACCGGTTCGTCAGCATGATGACCCAGAGCCCCGAGACGGTGCGTCTCCTGCCGCTTGAGGTCGTGGAGGCCGAAGAGGAGTCGTCGGCCCAGGTGTACCCGCTCTACGAATTCGAGCCGGACGCCGAGACGGTTCTCGACGCACTCCTGCCCGTCTACATCCAGAGCCGCGTCTTCAACGCCCTCCTGCAGTCCTCGGCGGCCAAGCACGCCGCGACGCAGAAGGCGATGAAGTCGGCCAGCGACAACGCCGACAAGCTCATCACCGACTACACCCGGCTGCGCAACAACGCGCGACAGGCCGAGATCACGCAGCAGATCGCCGAGATCGTCGGCGGCGCCGACGCTCTCGCGTCGGGCAAATAG
- the atpA gene encoding F0F1 ATP synthase subunit alpha: MTDLSISPDVIRDALKDFVAAYEPTGAAATEVGTVIDAADGIAHVEGLPGVMANELVLFGDGTQGLALNLDEHEIGVVVLGDFSGIEAGMQVTRTGEVLSVPVGDGYLGRVVDPLGTPIDGLGEVATTGRRALELQAPGVMQRKSVHEPMQTGIKAIDAMIPIGRGQRQLIIGDRQTGKTAIAIDTIINQKANWESGDPTKQVRCIYVAIGQKGSTIAAVKGALEDAGAMEYTTIVAAPASDPAGFKYLAPYTGSAIGQHWMYDGKHVLIVFDDLTKQAEAYRAVSLLLRRPPGREAYPGDVFYLHSRLLERCAKLSDELGAGSMTGLPLIETKANDVSAYIPTNVISITDGQIFLQSDLFNANQRPAVDVGISVSRVGGDAQVKSIKKVSGTLKLELAQYRSLEAFAMFASDLDAASRRQLARGARLTELLKQPQYSPYPVEEQVVSIWAGTNGKLDSIDVEDVLPFERELLDYLRRNTTILDRLRDTNVLDDDTAAELDKKVDEFILEFRSGKGQSINRPGSDEVAAAEAEDVNQEKIVKGRR, from the coding sequence ATGACAGACCTCTCTATCAGCCCCGACGTCATCCGTGACGCGCTGAAGGACTTCGTCGCGGCCTACGAACCCACCGGCGCCGCCGCGACCGAGGTCGGCACGGTCATCGATGCCGCCGACGGCATCGCGCACGTCGAGGGACTCCCCGGCGTCATGGCCAACGAGCTGGTGCTCTTCGGCGACGGCACCCAGGGCCTGGCGCTGAACCTCGACGAGCACGAGATCGGTGTCGTCGTCCTCGGCGACTTCTCCGGCATCGAAGCCGGCATGCAGGTCACGCGCACCGGTGAGGTGCTGTCGGTCCCCGTCGGCGACGGGTACCTCGGTCGCGTGGTCGACCCTCTCGGTACCCCGATCGACGGACTCGGCGAGGTCGCGACCACCGGCCGCCGCGCCCTCGAGCTCCAGGCGCCCGGCGTCATGCAGCGCAAGTCCGTGCACGAGCCGATGCAGACCGGCATCAAGGCCATCGACGCGATGATCCCGATCGGCCGCGGTCAGCGCCAGCTGATCATCGGCGACCGTCAGACCGGCAAGACCGCCATCGCGATCGACACGATCATCAACCAGAAGGCCAACTGGGAGTCCGGCGACCCGACGAAGCAGGTGCGCTGCATCTACGTCGCGATCGGCCAGAAGGGCTCGACCATCGCTGCGGTCAAGGGCGCCCTGGAAGACGCCGGCGCGATGGAGTACACCACCATCGTCGCCGCTCCCGCGTCCGACCCGGCCGGCTTCAAGTACCTCGCCCCGTACACCGGCTCGGCCATCGGTCAGCACTGGATGTACGACGGCAAGCACGTGCTCATCGTCTTCGACGACCTCACCAAGCAGGCCGAGGCCTACCGCGCTGTGTCGCTGCTGCTTCGTCGTCCGCCGGGGCGCGAGGCCTACCCCGGCGACGTCTTCTACCTGCACTCGCGTCTGCTCGAGCGGTGCGCCAAGCTCTCCGACGAGCTCGGGGCGGGGTCGATGACGGGTCTGCCCCTCATCGAGACCAAGGCCAACGACGTCTCGGCGTACATCCCCACGAACGTCATCTCGATCACCGACGGCCAGATCTTCCTCCAGTCCGACCTCTTCAACGCCAACCAGCGTCCGGCGGTCGACGTGGGCATCTCGGTGTCCCGCGTGGGTGGTGACGCTCAGGTGAAGTCGATCAAGAAGGTCTCCGGAACCCTCAAGCTCGAGCTCGCGCAGTACCGCTCGCTCGAGGCGTTCGCGATGTTCGCCTCCGACCTCGACGCCGCCTCCCGTCGCCAGCTGGCGCGCGGTGCGCGCCTGACCGAGCTGCTCAAGCAGCCGCAGTACTCGCCGTACCCGGTCGAGGAGCAGGTCGTCTCGATCTGGGCGGGCACGAACGGAAAGCTCGACTCGATCGACGTCGAAGACGTGCTGCCGTTCGAGCGCGAGCTGCTGGACTACTTGCGTCGCAACACCACCATCCTCGATCGCCTGCGCGACACCAACGTCCTGGACGATGACACCGCCGCCGAGCTGGACAAGAAGGTCGACGAGTTCATCCTGGAGTTCCGCTCCGGTAAGGGCCAGTCGATCAACCGTCCCGGCAGCGACGAGGTCGCCGCCGCAGAGGCCGAGGACGTCAACCAGGAGAAGATCGTCAAGGGCCGTCGCTGA